From a single Lolium rigidum isolate FL_2022 chromosome 7, APGP_CSIRO_Lrig_0.1, whole genome shotgun sequence genomic region:
- the LOC124670212 gene encoding uncharacterized protein LOC124670212 has protein sequence MAMAVGRVAGAVKVMCGAEEERVVGTSKAPGACPFCGGPVVATDVESERRILCLPLCLKNKRKYSCSRCLRRLVKLYS, from the coding sequence ATGGCAATGGCGGTGGGTCGGGTGGCCGGCGCGGTGAAGGTGATGTGCGGCGCCGAGGAGGAGCGGGTGGTGGGCACGAGCAAGGCGCCGGGAGCGTGCCCTTTCTGCGGTGGTCCGGTGGTGGCCACCGACGTGGAGAGCGAACGGCGCATCCTCTGCCTCCCGCTATGCCTCAAGAACAAGCGCAAGTACTCCTGCTCCAGGTGCCTCCGCCGCCTCGTCAAACTCTACAGCTAG